In Candidatus Dadabacteria bacterium, the sequence CTTACGGGGGACTACACGCTGAGAGAAGTTGCCGACGCGGTCTCAGTTCACTACTCGGTTGTGAGCAAGATCGTAAGCGAATACGAGAAAACCTCTTCTCTTTCTCGGTAAAAATCCTCAGTCGACTCCGGACTGCTCTGCGAGTTCCTCAACCTCGTCCACCATCGCACCTATCACGTCAAGTCCCGTCTGCCAGAAACCGGGGTTGTTTATATCTACCCCCACTCCAGAGAGGAGCTCTGCGGGCGAGGCGCTTCCCCCGGACCGAAGAAGCTCCATGTAATCGGGCACAAAAGACCTTCCCCGCTCCAAGAACATTCCGTAAAGAGCTAGGGTGAGCAGCTCACCGAATGAATATGCGTAGCAGTAAAAGGGAGAGTGTATGAAATGGGGAATGTAAAGCCACCAGTAAGCGTAGTTCTCAGTCAGGGTAACGGAATCTCCGAACATCTCGCGGTTAGCCTCGATCCAGAGTTCGCTTATTCTCGCGGTCGTAAGCTCCCCCCGATCTCTTCTTTCGCTGTGAAGGCTCTGCTCAAACCTTGTAAGCACCGCCTGTCTGAAGACCGTGGCCATTATGTCCTCGAGTTTTTCCGCTACCAGAACCAGCCTGCCTTCCCTTCGCGTCTCTTCCTCCTTGAGGCGGTGAAACACGAGCATTTCCGCAAAGACGCTTGCGGTCTCAGCAGTGGTAAGAGGCGTGTGGGCCTGAAAATAACCCTGTCGTCTCGAAAGATACTGGTGCACGCCGTGGCCAAGCTCGTGAGCCAGAATCATCACGTCTCTCGGTTTCCCGGTGTAGTTCATAAAAACATAGGGGTGTACGCCGGGAACCGTACCGTGGCTGAAAGCGCCTCCTCTTTTCCCGTCCCGAAGCTCGGCGTCTATCCAGTTTTTCTCGAAAAACGAAGACGCGGTCTTTTTCATCTCGGATGAGAATTCACCAAACGAAGAAAGCACGATTTCCTCTGCCTTGTCCCATGGAACCTGCTCCCTCTCCGAACCCAGGGGAGCGTAGCGGTCGTAGTCGTAGAATCTTCGGTACCCGAGAAGTTTTCCCTTGAGTCCATAGTAGCGTTTTACGAATCCGAAGCTTCGCTCGCACGATTCAAGCAGGGCTTCCACGGCACTGTGGGATATCTCGTTGCTAAGGTGACGCGCCGACATGGGATCCTCGTAGCTCCTAAGCCTGTCGTTTATTGAGTGGTCGTTTACAAGAGTGTTGAATATGTAGGTAAGTACATGGGAGTTCTCTTTAAGCCCCCTTGTGAGACCGGACCAGGCTGCCTTTCTTTTCCTTCTGTCCGGGTCGTAAAGAAGCGAGAGGGTCCGGGACTGGTTCAGCCTTTCGGTCTTGCCCGAGAGCCTCACACGAAACTGGATATTGTTCACGACCTCGTCAAAAAGTCTTGAAAACGCCTTCTGCCCGGTGTTTGACTTCTCTTGAAGTATCTTTTCCTCGGCCTCTGAGAGAGTGTGATTTCTGTACTGTCTTTCCTGCTCGAGAAAATGCCTGTATTCCGAAAGTTCCGGGTTATTAAGAAGTTTCTTCGCTCTTTTCTTCGGAACCGAAACCCATTCAACGTAAAAGAAAATGAGCTTTTTCTGAACTTCCGTCGCCTTCTGCTGCATTGACGAACGAAAGGCGCCGTTTTTGGGGTCCCGGGTGTCGGCTGCAAAAACAAGGTGAGCGAAGGAAAGTATCTTTCCGATTCTTTCCGACAAGCGCTCAAGCTCCTTCACCGCTCCCGCGAGCTTCCCAGCGGTAAGTGAAGGAGACTTTATCTTCCCCCTGTACTTCTTTTCAAATCTGCCCGCACGCGCCGATATCCTCTCGAAATCCTTCTCCACGCGTGGGTCGGAAATTCCTCCGTAAAGGTCCGAGAGATCCCAACTTATGCCTTCTGCTTTCGCCATGTCCGTCTCCGTAGCTCCTTGTCGGGAGCAAAAATTAAGTTATTCCCGAAGCAGGTATATATCCTCAAGCGATCTTCCCTTTTCCATGTAGTCCATTCCGTAGCCTACGAGGAACCCTTCATCCACCTGGAAACCCGTGTAATCAGGCTCTGGATCCATCGCGCCCTTTCCTCTTTTGTCTATGAGTGCGCATATCCGAAGCGAACCCGGGTTTTTAGACTCTATGTGCTGCAGGATAAACTTCGCCGTCTCCGAAGTGTCAATTATATCTTCAATTATTATAACGTCCCTGCCCTCCACTTCGCATTCAATATCCCTTAAGAGCTTGAGGCGTCTAGGCCGCGTTCCCTCTCTGTAACTTGAAACCCTGAGAAACTGCCTTTCGACCATTACGGTCACCCGCACCAGAAGATCTTCAAAGAAAGGACGCGCTCCTTTAAGAACGCAGACCGCGACGGGAGTTTTTCCCTCGTAGTCCCCCGAAATTTGCTCGGCGAGCCTCGAAACGGCGGTTTTTATATCGTCTTTTAAGAGAAATTTTTTAAGCGCGACACCTTCTAGGATTTCAGTTTCTTCAGACAGCACCTCGCCCCTCCTTCAAAGTTTTTTCAAGTTCAGGACAAAGTTCGATCACGGAGCGGCGAAGAAACCCCCGCTCGTAAACGTCGGGATCGACAATCTCTCCGTTCCACACGAGTATATCCAGGTCCATTTTTCTCGGGCCGTAGCGATCCTCCCCGACACCTCTCCCGAGGGAAACCTCTACTCCCTTGAGCAGGGTTTTCAGTTGCTTGCAGCCAAGACGGGTTTCTATCAGCAAGGAACCGTTTAGAAAATCCTGCTGCTCACGGGATCCTATGGGCTTGGTTCTCACGAACTTCGATTCTCCGAGAACCCTGAGTTTCTCCCCGAGCATTCGTTTGGCGACGCTTACGTTTCTCTCGGCGTCTATGTTTGAACCGACCCCGATAATAACCGTATTCATACCCTGATACCTTCTCCTTGCGCCGACAAACCGGTCTCCAGACCACAAAACCAAATTTCACTCAGCCACCTAAGCCGGCATCCGCGCCTAATCGGAACCGTATTTTACATCTAGCCTGCTGAATGTTAAGTATGGTTTAAAAAACCGCGGAAAAGTCTTCCGCGTTGCGTCTCCGAGAAAACCGGCAAGACGGCACCTGTCCCGCTTACCTTTCCCTCGCTTCGGTCACAGAAACGGAATCAGCAAAACGGAGCGCCCCGGGCTTCTCCACCTTCACCGACGCCCACCTCACCGCCGGATCCTCAAAAACTATATCGCATATACCTCCGGCGACTCTCTCAAGCAGGTTAAAATCGTTTGTCTCCACAAAGCTTATGATCTTTTTGTTTATGGCCTTGTAGTCCAAAGTATCATCTATGTCGTCGCTCTCGGCGGCCTTGCGTCCGTCAAAATCGATGGTGACGTTTATGATCAGGTCCTGGCGGTTCTCCTTCTCCCAGTCATAAACCCCTATTATAGTACGAAGCCTCAGGTTTTCGATCTTTATTATCATCTGATCAGGTAAGACTCATGCCTCCGTCAACGAAAAGACACTCTCCGGTGACGTAATTATTCTCCAAAAGATAGTTAAACGCGTTAATTATATCCTCAACAGAGCCTGGACGCTTCATCGGAGCTCCCCGCGCCATCTTGTGAAGATAGTCATCCCCGAACCCCGGGGGAGCGAGAACGGCCCCTGGGCACACGGCGTTTACCCGAAAATCGGGAGCGAGTTCCCTTGCAAGCATTTTCGTCAAGTGATAAAGACATTTCTTGCTCAGGTTGTAGCAAAAATGCTCAACGGGATTTTTTCTGATTCTCGTGTCAAGGAAATTAACGATAAGCCCTCCGCTTGTCTCAGTGGAAAAAGACTGGGAGAGAAAGAAAGGTGCCTTGAAGTTTATAGCCATATCGGTTTCAAGAAATTCGGGGGTCACGTCACGGAATCCGACGTTCTCGAAAATTGAGGCGTTGTTAACAAGAACACATAGCCCCCCGAAGCTTTCCGTGACTTTCGGGACAAGCTCTTTTGCGTCATCAGGTGATGAAAGGTCGCACCTGAAAAGCTCGCATTCAACACCGGTCCTGAGAATGAGTTCCCTTGTAGCCAGGGCCTCTTTTTCGGAGGAATTGTAGTGAAGGGCGATATAATAGCCCTTCCGGGCGAGATTCAGGGATATCTCCTTTCCTATTCTCACCGCCCCGCCTGTAACCAAAGCCGCCTTTTTCATTTCACACGGGAAACAACGGTTTTCATGTAGCACACGCTGCAAAAACCGCCTCTGAGTATATGTTGATATATTATTCCCATTGTTTATTATAAGTAAATTTAAAAACGGCCCGCGAAAGCGAAACCCCGGCCGTCGTTTCATATGAATCCGACGCGCGCTGCCGCGGATCTTTAATGTTTGCGTACGGATTTCTCCCCGAGGATGAAGAATTGGAGAACCTTGTAATCAACTGTATAAGAACGCTTGCGATGGACGCCGTGGAAAAAGCGAAGTCCGGCCATCCGGGAACCCCGATGGCTCTGGCTCCCACGGCTTTCGTACTTTTCGACAAGTTCTTAAGGCACAATCCCAAGAACCCGAGTTGGCCCAACCGCGACCGCTTCATCCTTTCCGCCGGTCACGCTTCCATGCTTCTCTACGCCGCCCTTTACGTAAACGGGTACGACATCCCGATTGACGATATAAAGAAATTCCGAAGCCTCCACAGCCGCTGTCCCGGTCATCCCGAAGTGGGAATCACGGCTGGAGTCGAGACTACTACAGGGCCTCTGGGACAGGGAGTATCGAATTCGGTTGGAATGGCCATAGCAAGCAAATGGCTTTCGGAGCACTTTAACCGTCCCGGCTACGACATAATAAATCATCATGTGTATTCAATCTGCAGCGACGGGGACATGATGGAAGGAATTTCCTCAGAAGCCGCATCCATAGCAGGACATCTGGGGCTTGGAAATCTGATCTGGATATACGACAGCAACAGTATAACTATCGAGGGCAGCACCTCGCTTGCGTATTCCGAGGACACGGAAATGCGGTTTGGTTCCTACAACTGGCACGTGGAGAAAGTCTCGGATGCAAACAATCTTGAGGAAATTGAAAAAGCCCTAGATCGCGCACGATCCGAAACCAAAAGGCCTTCCATTGTAATATTGAAAAGCCAGATAGCCTACGGAAGCCCCAACAAGCAGAACACGTGCGAGGCCCACGGATCGCCGCTTGGAGAGGAGGAGGTCAGGCTGGCGAAGGAATTTTACGGATGGGACGCCCCGGGGAACTTTCACGTCCCCGAAGAGATTCTCTCCTACATGAAAGAAGCAGTCGCCAGAGGAAACGATGCCGAAGCGGCCTGGAAGGAGAATTTCAGGAAGTATTCAAACGAATATCCG encodes:
- the folB gene encoding dihydroneopterin aldolase, which encodes MIIKIENLRLRTIIGVYDWEKENRQDLIINVTIDFDGRKAAESDDIDDTLDYKAINKKIISFVETNDFNLLERVAGGICDIVFEDPAVRWASVKVEKPGALRFADSVSVTEARER
- the folK gene encoding 2-amino-4-hydroxy-6-hydroxymethyldihydropteridine diphosphokinase, which translates into the protein MNTVIIGVGSNIDAERNVSVAKRMLGEKLRVLGESKFVRTKPIGSREQQDFLNGSLLIETRLGCKQLKTLLKGVEVSLGRGVGEDRYGPRKMDLDILVWNGEIVDPDVYERGFLRRSVIELCPELEKTLKEGRGAV
- a CDS encoding SDR family oxidoreductase; translated protein: MKKAALVTGGAVRIGKEISLNLARKGYYIALHYNSSEKEALATRELILRTGVECELFRCDLSSPDDAKELVPKVTESFGGLCVLVNNASIFENVGFRDVTPEFLETDMAINFKAPFFLSQSFSTETSGGLIVNFLDTRIRKNPVEHFCYNLSKKCLYHLTKMLARELAPDFRVNAVCPGAVLAPPGFGDDYLHKMARGAPMKRPGSVEDIINAFNYLLENNYVTGECLFVDGGMSLT
- a CDS encoding M3 family oligoendopeptidase is translated as MAKAEGISWDLSDLYGGISDPRVEKDFERISARAGRFEKKYRGKIKSPSLTAGKLAGAVKELERLSERIGKILSFAHLVFAADTRDPKNGAFRSSMQQKATEVQKKLIFFYVEWVSVPKKRAKKLLNNPELSEYRHFLEQERQYRNHTLSEAEEKILQEKSNTGQKAFSRLFDEVVNNIQFRVRLSGKTERLNQSRTLSLLYDPDRRKRKAAWSGLTRGLKENSHVLTYIFNTLVNDHSINDRLRSYEDPMSARHLSNEISHSAVEALLESCERSFGFVKRYYGLKGKLLGYRRFYDYDRYAPLGSEREQVPWDKAEEIVLSSFGEFSSEMKKTASSFFEKNWIDAELRDGKRGGAFSHGTVPGVHPYVFMNYTGKPRDVMILAHELGHGVHQYLSRRQGYFQAHTPLTTAETASVFAEMLVFHRLKEEETRREGRLVLVAEKLEDIMATVFRQAVLTRFEQSLHSERRDRGELTTARISELWIEANREMFGDSVTLTENYAYWWLYIPHFIHSPFYCYAYSFGELLTLALYGMFLERGRSFVPDYMELLRSGGSASPAELLSGVGVDINNPGFWQTGLDVIGAMVDEVEELAEQSGVD
- a CDS encoding transketolase yields the protein MFAYGFLPEDEELENLVINCIRTLAMDAVEKAKSGHPGTPMALAPTAFVLFDKFLRHNPKNPSWPNRDRFILSAGHASMLLYAALYVNGYDIPIDDIKKFRSLHSRCPGHPEVGITAGVETTTGPLGQGVSNSVGMAIASKWLSEHFNRPGYDIINHHVYSICSDGDMMEGISSEAASIAGHLGLGNLIWIYDSNSITIEGSTSLAYSEDTEMRFGSYNWHVEKVSDANNLEEIEKALDRARSETKRPSIVILKSQIAYGSPNKQNTCEAHGSPLGEEEVRLAKEFYGWDAPGNFHVPEEILSYMKEAVARGNDAEAAWKENFRKYSNEYPELAHDFEMLNKRKLPEGWDSDIPSFAYPADPVATRSANSSIINAIGKKVPWFMGGAADVGSSTKTYIK
- the hpt gene encoding hypoxanthine phosphoribosyltransferase, producing the protein MLSEETEILEGVALKKFLLKDDIKTAVSRLAEQISGDYEGKTPVAVCVLKGARPFFEDLLVRVTVMVERQFLRVSSYREGTRPRRLKLLRDIECEVEGRDVIIIEDIIDTSETAKFILQHIESKNPGSLRICALIDKRGKGAMDPEPDYTGFQVDEGFLVGYGMDYMEKGRSLEDIYLLRE